A region from the Silene latifolia isolate original U9 population chromosome 7, ASM4854445v1, whole genome shotgun sequence genome encodes:
- the LOC141591846 gene encoding putative inactive receptor kinase At1g27190 codes for MMKKKKKQFLDVPIMFLLLLLFIIFPLSTAVTEDDVKCLEGVKNSLKDPNLKLNSWTFSNSSDVGFICTFAGASCWNNRENKLISLQLTDFQLSGKIPDSLQFCSSIQTLDLSGNDFMGSIPVNICSWLPFLVTLDLSDNQLSGEIPPDLGNCQYLNKLVLSNNQLSGLIPAQLSNLNRLTVFSVADNHLSGQIPEFLAHFDESGFDGNDGLCGKPVGSKCNGLSKKNLAIIIAAGVFGAAASLGLGFVLWWWYFSRAGRRRKEGYGLGRTTDGTWVDRLAAYKLSQVSLFQKPLVKVRVADLLIATNSFSRDNVMISTRMGITYGAMLPDGSTLAIKRLSACKLSEKPFRTEMNKLGKLRHPNLVPLLGYCIVEDEKLLIYKHMSNGTLHSVIHGKTMFLDWPTRFRIGLGAARGLAWLHHGGELSYLHQNISSNVILLDDDLDARIIDFGLARLLSSSESSNESSFVNGELGEFGYIAPEYSSTFTASLKGDVYAFGVVLLELLTGQKPLEVALAEEGFKGNLVDWVNKLSSSGRLLEAIDEDICGKGHDDEILQVFTIASKCTVSRPKDRYSMYQVYESLNNMSEDRYSEQYAEFPLVFGRHDMDQPV; via the coding sequence atgatgaagaagaaaaagaagcaaTTTTTAGATGTACCCATCatgtttcttcttcttcttttgttcatcatttttccTCTTTCAACTGCTGTTACTGAAGATGATGTAAAGTGTCTTGAAGGTGTTAAAAACTCCTTAAAAGACCCAAATTTAAAGCTCAATTCTTGGACTTTTTCCAATTCTTCTGATGTTGGTTTTATCTGCACTTTTGCTGGTGCATCCTGTTGGAATAACAGGGAAAATAAGCTTATTAGTCTGCAACTTACAGATTTTCAGCTTTCTGGGAAAATCCCAGATTCTCTGCAGTTTTGTTCTAGCATTCAGACACTTGATCTTTCTGGTAATGATTTCATGGGTTCAATTCCTGTTAATATTTGTTCTTGGCTCCCTTTTTTGGTTACTTTAGATTTGTCTGATAATCAATTATCTGGTGAAATACCTCCTGATCTTGGTAACTGTCAGTATTTGAACAAGTTGGTTTTGTCTAATAATCAATTATCTGGTTTAATTCCTGCTCAACTGTCAAATTTGAACAGACTTACTGTGTTTTCTGTTGCTGATAATCATCTTTCTGGTCAAATTCCTGAATTTTTGGCACATTTTGATGAGTCTGGCTTTGATGGAAATGATGGGTTATGTGGGAAGCCAGTTGGGTCTAAGTGTAATGGATTGAGTAAGAAGAATTTGGCAATTATAATAGCTGCTGGTGTGTTTGGCGCGGCCGCCtcgttagggttagggtttgtgTTATGGTGGTGGTATTTTTCGAGGGCggggaggaggaggaaggaaggtTATGGTCTTGGAAGAACTACTGATGGTACTTGGGTTGATAGGTTGGCAGCTTATAAGCTGTCACAGGTATCTTTGTTTCAAAAGCCTCTTGTGAAGGTTAGGGTGGCTGATTTGTTGATTGCTACTAATAGTTTTAGTCGGGATAATGTGATGATCTCGACTAGAATGGGAATAACTTATGGAGCCATGTTGCCTGATGGGTCGACATTGGCTATAAAGCGGCTTAGTGCTTGTAAGCTTAGCGAGAAGCCGTTTAGGACGGAGATGAACAAGTTGGGAAAGCTTAGGCATCCAAATTTGGTTCCATTGTTGGGATATTGTATCGTGGAGGATGAGAAGTTATTGATTTATAAGCATATGTCTAATGGAACTTTGCATTCTGTGATACATGGGAAGACGATGTTTTTGGATTGGCCTACGAGGTTTAGAATTGGGTTAGGTGCCGCAAGAGGTCTTGCTTGGCTTCATCATGGAGGGGAATTGTCGTATTTGCACCAAAACATAAGCTCAAATGTAATTCTTCTAGATGATGACTTGGATGCTAGGATAATCGACTTTGGGCTAGCAAGGCTTCTGTCGTCTTCAGAATCTAGTAATGAGAGTAGCTTTGTCAATGGCGAATTGGGAGAATTCGGATATATAGCACCAGAGTATTCTAGCACCTTCACGGCATCACTAAAAGGGGATGTTTATGCTTTTGGTGTGGTTCTTTTAGAATTGCTGACGGGACAAAAACCGTTAGAAGTGGCACTTGCCGAGGAAGGATTTAAGGGAAACTTGGTCGATTGGGTGAATAAATTGTCGAGCTCTGGCCGATTACTTGAAGCCATTGATGAAGATATATGTGGGAAAGGACATGATGATGAAATTCTTCAGGTGTTTACAATTGCATCTAAATGTACAGTTTCTCGACCCAAGGACCGATATTCAATGTACCAAGTGTATGAGTCACTGAATAACATGTCTGAGGACCGTTACTCAGAGCAATACGCTGAATTTCCGTTGGTTTTTGGAAGACATGACATGGATCAGCCAGTATAG
- the LOC141591847 gene encoding nuclear transport factor 2-like yields the protein MAASNVSAFEVGSFFINQYYQVLSESPEYSHRFYNESSTMTRVDGDVTQTVSTMLEIHTLLTSLNVSKVEVTRLDVQNSWNGGILLIVSGIVRSRNFYGKRKFTQVFFLAPQDNGYFVMNDVLQFQDGDVINQHPVPELPDIPVDSEVHATNSHLEQTVPNYEYEEETREYVNSLHIEDDSPIDKYSLPDEQQHEEFQPETVVEEAPMEEPYTYESAVNHVEDPVLAPAPLPAPEPAHESAVEPAGERAKLSYASILQASKGQSSQSSVPRQTAVRQSMPPPPAMEQTVQAGAQQLNPSASSFVPDASGPGADDGLAQEEELASVYVRNLPSNVTNADLEREFKNFGKIKPNGVFIRNKKEIGICFAFVEYEDMSGVHTAIQASPIELLGRQVYIEGRRASSNSIARGGAVARGRGRGRGTYQNEAPRGRGGVRTSGSAFDSVRGNGFQQRSYQ from the exons ATGGCGGCTTCTAATGTCTCTGCTTTCGAG GTTGGTTCGTTCTTTATCAATCAATATTATCAAGTGCTGAGTGAGTCACCAGAGTATTCTCATCGATTTTACAATGAATCAAGCACCATGACTCGAGTTGATGGGGATGTTACCCAGACTGTTTCTACTATGCTG GAAATCCATACCCTTCTTACTTCTCTCAATGTTAGTAAAGTTGAAGTCACGCGGCTGGATGTTCAAAACTCATGGAATGGTGGCATTCTTCTTATTGTGTCTGGCATCGTGAGGTCAAGGAACTTCTATGGAAAAAGGAAGTTCACACAGGTCTTCTTCTTAGCTCCTCAGGATAACGGGTACTTTGTCATGAATGATGTTCTTCAGTTTCAAGATGGGGATGTCATTAACCAGCATCCAGTACCTGAATTACCTGACATTCCGGTTGACTCAGAAGTGCATGCAACTAATTCGCATCTAGAGCAGACAG TTCCAAATTATGAATATGAGGAGGAGACCAGGGAATATGTGAACTCACTGCATATTGAAGATGATAGTCCCATTGACAAATATAGCCTTCCTGATGAACAGCAGCATGAAGAGTTTCAGCCAGAAACAGTTGTCGAAGAAGCTCCAATGGAAGAGCCATATACCTATGAGAGTGCTGTTAACCATGTAGAAGACCCTGTCCTTGCACCTGCTCCTCTGCCGGCTCCTGAACCTGCACATGAGTCTGCTGTGGAACCCGCTGGAGAACGTGCAAAGTTGTCATATGCATCCATT TTGCAAGCGTCAAAGGGACAATCTTCACAATCATCTGTTCCCCGTCAAACTGCCGTAAGACAAAGCATGCCTCCTCCACCCGCAATGGAACAGACTGTACAAGCGGGTGCTCAGCAACTAAACCCATCAGCGTCATCATTTGTACCCGACGCATCTGGTCCTGGGGCAGATGACGGGTTGGCTCAAGAAG AGGAGCTGGCATCTGTCTATGTGAGGAACTTGCCCTCAAATGTTACAAATGCTGATCTTGAGAGGGAATTCAAGAATTTTGGCAAAATCAAACCTAATGGAGTATTTATCAGGAATAAAAAG GAAATTGGTATTTGCTTTGCCTTTGTTGAGTATGAAGATATGTCTGGTGTTCATACTGCAATTCAG GCTTCACCAATAGAACTGTTGGGTAGGCAAGTCTACATTGAGGGGAGGAGAGCAAGCAGCAATAGTATTGCTCGAGGTGGAG CCGTAGCAAGAGGCAGAGGTCGAGGTAGAGGCACTTACCAAAATGAAGCCCCAAGGGGGCGTGGCGGTGTTAGGACTTCAGGAAGCGCCTTTGATTCTGTAAGAGGCAACGGCTTCCAGCAACGTTCCTACCAATAA